A portion of the Panulirus ornatus isolate Po-2019 chromosome 43, ASM3632096v1, whole genome shotgun sequence genome contains these proteins:
- the LOC139762498 gene encoding uncharacterized protein, with protein MEMLSHVLTCLPFCVFMMARGTSHVHAHQLTLSGCVRGSGCSQCPARYFTQASDGSMLCCPKCSSAALYHGDFPSSWCVCYSSISTGNDIEARTVRFPGPSSLKRITSSSSSGTDSVDTRQALHTGDFLKDALFVINQGGHVGTSSSSPGVSPAVQQALTLMAETLEDLHSRVLRLEDIVLRRPVDQQPSGSVDRVGTSSGPPHSLSGSCPATNFTRVGDVCYYVSVWGDSRSLWNDAKESCELMGAKLAEPVTRREFLDLTQYLSLAASTTGFSYWIGGLYPGLSWLWVYSGEEVTKSNSYWTGVDSSGKKVLPGDTISGRCLTLTYLVTASSYYFAPDQCGYEKYYVCEHLDRTHRRS; from the exons ATGGAAATGCTAAGTCATGTCCTGACTTGCCTTCCGTTCTGTGTTTTCATGATGGCCCGGGGCACCTCACACGTGCACGCTCACCAGCTCACGCTCA GTGGTTGCGTGAGGGGATCCGGGTGTTCCCAATGTCCAGCAAGATATTTCACACAGGCGTCGGATGGGTCTATGTTGTGTTGCCCGAAATGTTCATCTGCTGCCCTCTACCACGGTGACTtccccagcagctggtgtgtcTGCTACTCCA GTATCTCTACGGGGAATGACATAGAAGCCCGAACAGTGAGATTCCCAGGACCTTCCAGCTTAAAGCGTATcactagcagcagtagtagtggcacTGACAGTGTTGACACAAGGCAGGCACTACATACAGGCGACTTCCTCAAGGATGCACTGTTTGTCATCAACCAAGGAG GGCATGTGGGGACCAGCAGTAGCAGCCCTGGGGTGTCACCGGCAGTGCAACAGGCCCTTACCCTAATGGCTGAGACCCTGGAGGACCTCCATTCCAGGGTGTTGCGGTTAGAAGATATTGTCCTGCGTCGTCCAG TGGACCAACAGCCAAGTGGGAGTGTGGACCGTGTTGGGACAAGTAGTGGCCCACCCCATTCGTTAAGTGGGTCCTGCCCTGCTACTAACTTCACCCGTGTTGGAGATGTCTGCTACTATGTCTCTGTCTGGGGTGACAGCCGTTCACTGTGGAAC GATGCCAAAGAATCTTGTGAGCTAATGGGTGCAAAGCTTGCCGAACCTGTAACTCGGAGAGAGTTCTTGGACCTAACACAGTACCTTTCTCTAGCTGCATCCACCACTG GCTTCAGCTACTGGATAGGTGGGCTGTACCCAGGTTTGTCGTGGCTGTGGGTGTACAGTGGCGAGGAGGTGACCAAAAGTAACTCCTACTGGACAGGGGTGGACTCGTCGGGGAAGAAGGTGCTGCCTGGTGATACAATCTCGGGCCGCTGCCTCACTCTCACCTACCTCGTCACAGCTTCAAGCTACTATTTTGCTCCTGATCAGTGTGGTTACGAGAAGTATTACGTCTGTGAGCATCTGGACAGGACTCATAGGAGGTCCTGA